Genomic segment of Oncorhynchus nerka isolate Pitt River linkage group LG10, Oner_Uvic_2.0, whole genome shotgun sequence:
CCTGTGGTCCTGTGGAATCTTAGTTGTCCTGTGGAATCTTAGTGTCCTGTGGAATCTTAGCTGTCCTGGAATCTTAGCTGTCCTGTGGAATCTTAGTTGTCCTGTGGAATCTTAGTTGTCCTGTGGAATCTTAGTTGTCCTGTGGAATCTTAGTTGTCCTGTGGAATCTTAGTTGTCCTGTGGAATCTTAGCTGTCCTGTGGAATCTTAGCTGTCGTGTGGAATCTTAGCTGTCCTGTGGAATCTTAGTTGTCCTGTGGAATCTTAGTTGTCCTGTGGAATCTTAGTTGTCCTGTGGAATCTTAGTTGTCCTGTGGAATCTTAGTTGTCCTGTGGAATCTTAGTTGTCCTGTGGAATCTTAGCTGTCCTGTGGAGTTGTCCTGTGGAATCTTAGTTGTCCTGTGGAATCTTAGTTGTCCTGTGGAATCTTAGTTGTCCTGTGGAATCTTAGTTGTCCTGTGGAATCTTAGTTGTCCTGTGGAATCTTAGTTGTCCTGTGGAATCTTAGTTGTCCTGTGGAATCTTAGTTGTCCTGTGGAATCTTAGTTGTCCTGTGGAATCTTAGTTGTCCTGTGGAATCTTAGCTGTCGTGTGGAATCTTAGCTGTCGTGTGGAATCTTAGCTGTCCTGTGGAATCTTAGTTGTCGTGTGGAATCTTATCTGTCCTGTGGAATCTTAGCTGTCGTGTGGAATCTTAGCTGTCGTGTGGAATCTTAGCTGTCGTGTGGAATCTTAGTTGTCGTGTGGAATCTTAGTTGTCGTGTGGAATCTTAGTTGTCGTGTGGAATCTTAGTTGTCGTGTGGAATCTTAGTTGTCGTGTGGAATCTTAGTTGCCCTGTGGAATCTTAGTTGCCCTGTGGAATCTTAGTTGCCCTGTGGAATCTTAGTTGTCGTGTGGAATCTTAGTTGTCGTGTGGAATCTTAGTTGTCGTGTGGAATCTTAGTTGTCGTGTGGAATCTTAGTTGTCGTGTGGAATCTTAGTTGTCGTGTGGAATCTTAGTTGTCGTGTGGAATCTGCGTTGATGAAGCCTAGGAACATGCAAGCACATTATTTCCTAGCATCACCTATTCCCGTGGAGGAGACTAGACAATATGCTAAGAAGTGTATCACTTTTTAGTTGTTTTGAAATGTGTTATGTTCACATGAACACCACTTAACAAAAAGACTAAAGGAAACTATTTATGGAAATGTTTGACTACCCTTCAAGTGGGTGAAAATGAGCAGGGAGAGGGTGGGGTCAAATGTCGTACataaaggggttaaatatgttcAATAAATGTGGTAAAACTAGTTTTCTAGGGAGAAGGAGGGTTTTAAAGGGAGCATGTAGCCAGGCTGggctctctcacgcacacacacgcacacgcacacccaAACTGGCTTGGTCACATTCACAAGCCTTCACAGccagactctctccctctctctatgacTGTTTCACCTCTCCTGAAATGCTCTTATCCGCTCCTGTTTTTGACAAGAGGCGCCCTGCGTCCTTCCTGCATGCGCTACTTTCCTGCGCAAAGCAAGAGACAAGCAAAATAACAAGGAGAGGAAAAAAAGATGGAAGAGTCGGAACGGAACATTATTGGTTCAATGCTTGGGTGCACAAGCTGCTAGTAACTCGGCGCAGACCCTGGACTTTAATAAATTCAAAGTACTATTTTTTTTGCCCTTTTCTGCTACAGTCCCCTCGCTGGAATAAATTGGTTTGTGCATAAATGAGCTTCCGTTCCTTCTTGTTAACAAATTCTCTATATTTTTTCCAGTCCAATTCAACGTTATGCCCCAGGGCGTATATTAACAATACATATGGATAGAGATAATTCTCACACCGCGCTAATCCGTTAAGGGTGTCACAGCCGCCTAACAAACGCAAAAGCATAAAATGTCCTACAAGAAATACAAAATACTAAAATACATAGCCTATATTCAGCTCAGCTGGAAAGTATCGCGATAAAACAAGTGCAGTTTCATTTAATTGAAAACGGTCTTATCTTTGAGCCAAAGACCCCTCAGCGCTCTCTGGATAAGTTAATTTGTGGTTTATGGATCATTAAGCAGATATGCCTAAAATGTAGGCTAGCTGCACTACTTTGTATTGTATCATAATCTTACTCTGAAATATCAGAAATGTAATTGATATGGACATATTCCAGATCTGTCAGAACAGTTTTACATAGAGACCTATTAATGCGCTTCACAGCGGAGACACTGTCAACCTATATGCCTATATGATATTAGCCTCAATATTTAGGCTACAAGGAAGGCCATCATTAGATTAAAATAGGGCATGTCTTCATCTTAAAGTCAATTAAAGTACCATATCACTGCCCGCGAGCACAACATGATGTGCTTCATATACCTACAAACCCTAGGGTGCTCGCGAAGCCTATATTTCGATACCCCTTTATCTTCCACAGTTTCACTCATATCTCAGACTATCTAGGCGCAACGTCTTTGACAAGGTCCCCAAAGAATACGCGTTCAAAGAAACACTTAAGTGCACAATTGGCATCATGTTATTTAATTCTGCTTTTGAATTAAATGAAGTGTTATCTGGCGGGGCGATCTGCCTCATTAGCATAATCATTAATATGGGGCTGGtgacggagaaagagagagagcgcgagagagaggaagCTTGAGGCAGGCAGGGGGTCGCTCCCATTTTGGTCCCAGCTCCTCCATGAATGACGATGCCTAGGCTATACTGCCTGCTAACTACGCTATTCACCACAGAACATGGAAGCTGCTCGCTGCCACTCTCTCCGGAGCACTACAACAGACCGCCAGCTCTAGCCGGCCACTCAACCATATGGAGGTCCACGGATTTAAATTATTTAGCCTAATCGCTTCATTACTTTTTATATCTGCCTAGCCGCTAATCTCTTTAATTTGGCCACTTGTTTTTTTCCCTTCATCGGTATCCATAGCCTATGTCTCTGAGGGCCTTCATTCATTCTTCTCTAAAACCCTAACAGAGATAACTTTCGAAAATATAGGCCTATTTTGTTAATGAAATAAGAAAAGCTGTGTCTCTATTCAGGCTACAAAATGAAGCATGCTATTAATGGCCTAAAATCCACCGCATAAAAGATAGGGCTATAGATTTGCATAATTCTAATCATTATTACTGTTATCATTATTTAATGGCAATACGGACCATTAGGGTCATGCCTGCGCGCGCACTACAATGTCCCTCGAGAGCGAGCAGCCAGTGGAGCACATAATGAAGGATGTGCTGATATCGCTACTGCTGCCCGCGACTCACAATAGGAAACATTCCCCTAATCTAGCCTACTGCCTTGTCCTAATCTAGCCTACTGCCAAGTAGCTTTCAAAATCAAACCGTAATTTCAGCAAGTGCCAtggaatctctctctgtcttcgcGCTTTAAAGCACAAAGTGGTCACGAATAGGGCTATTCGCCTAAGCAATGTGCGCTCATGTCTGAGGAAAAATACTGACAAGACACCTAATGAACCGTAAACTACAACGGGAAATCCAAGGCAACTAAACCCACGGTCTCAGTCCCTCCGGTGAGATAACAAACTATGCGTTTGGCCTCTCCACAGTAGCTGCTGCGTGGTAATATAAATGCACTGGTGACGTTTCGTTTTGATTAAAAAATAGAAGACagaggtggtggagaggaggaggaaaataaGAAAAGGGAAAGATGGCTAAATTAAAATGGACAAGAAGCAGGTCAAGTTTATGGCGATGCTTTCTCGGGCTAATCTCCCCCGGGTCGGTTCCCGGATCAAACCTTAATGGGCCAATAATGGATACATTATACAGAGAAATTTTCATTCCAATGGAATCTAAAACGGTCTTAATCGTATGCAAATAACAGCGTCTCGCGGAGAAGTGACCCAGAAGACACCACACTGAATATTcccagtcgagagagagagagagagagagagagagagagagagagagagagagcgagagagatgtgaCATTACCTGATCAAGAGGCCCGGATGATCTTGTTATTTCCTCGTTGTCCGATTTTGATCCGCCCTCTCTGTCGTCGATCACCAAGTCGATGGGCATCTTTCCTTTCAGACAGCTGATGTACCGGTGACAGAAATTGTCACATAGTTCGTGTACCTATAGAACAACATAAAAGAGAATAGGAAAACACACCGAAAGAAAAGACATGAGCTACTGTATATCTGACACATGCCTGCAACTACAAAGCTACAAGCCACCTGGACAACCTGGTCCAAATGGGTTGAGGCGAGCACGTGGTGTTGCTGTGCGCTCCCACGTGACCAGCCGAATCCAGAAATATGAAATAACTTTATTACAGAGAAAAATTGAGACTTCAACGAAAATTGACAATGACAAGAAGACTGGCGGGCTACAACCTAGTCAACACCCGTGTTAAATGTATCAGTGCCCCAGGTTGTGTCCATTAGGGAGGTGGTGGGGTGACCCGACTGATTGACATTTAAGGTAAACTGCTTcatttcctccagtgattccatTATTACCACCGACCCAACCCGGTGCATGTCGCCTGGTCATGCCGAGGATGGTGCATGCTGTATGGGCTAAATGCATCGCTACACAATGCTGCTATACAGCCTGCAACGACCCTTCTGTTATATAATGTTTTGAATTGTATTAAAATAGCCCAACACTCGGCCTACTGAAAGGTAATTAACAATCATTTCAACTGATCAATTGTTTGGACAGTGGGCTACCATTGGTAAAACATCAATGTACCATATAAAAAATAGCTCACTAATGTCACGCCAATCTATGCTACAGCGGGCTACTTTTCTCGGCCTTTAGCATTCTCCAATACCTACAGCGCGTATAACATACTTTAAATTATATATTAATTCACCTTGTATGTAATCTACACCAAAATAAACTATTAGCTCTCAGAGAGATTTGGTCACAGAGATATCCGCTCCCTGCAGTTGTAGCAGCTCGCGTTGTGATTAGGCTACAACGCGGAAGAGAAATAAGCCCCATGATTGATTTCGACACTAATTATAGTCGACTagaaaaatacatttatgcaaatGTCGCCCATAGCTATGAAGTGTGACAAGGCCAGGCAGCAACAGGGAGCTGGGATATTACCTTTTCCAACTCCAGAAGATGAAACCGTAAAACTTGAATGGCTTGAATCATCTGAAAAATTTAAATAACAATAAAAAAAGATTAGCTTGTAAAATGTCCTAATATGAAATAGGCATATGTTTCTGGATATGATATAAGAAACTAGAATGGAGAAAATTATTCATGTTAAATTGGATTTTGAATTTTGATTTTATGTCGAGCTGATATTCAACATTATAAGCGTACGGCATGACAACATTGGCTAATCAATCAAACACAATAGAAGCTATCCCAGACATAAGCATTGGATATCCTACATTACAAGTGAAAACTATTAACATAATAACGTGCCATCGAGGGAAATGTAGTCCAAATCCATTTGACAGCTTTCTAATACGGCCCTCAAAAGATGGTTATCTACGGTGACAACCGAGGGCTAATCATGAAATCAAACTATCCGGATTGAAGAACAACAACCTCCAGTCGTTGGATAAACTTGTTGAACTATAACAGCGTCTGGTGTTCAGAAACCGTGACATAATATGAAGGCAAGCCCTGATATGTTGGATACATCCACGTTGACTCTTAGTCCTTAGCCCACTTCTTGAATGATCAAATCAATATTTGTCTTACCAGGTTATCCAGTTCTGGATTCGATGAAAATAACGGCTTTTCTGCCCGAATCTAAAACCACAAAATCATGAACACTTCAACACTTATGGGCAACATCAGTGAGAAAATAATAATGTATTTAATATTAAAATAGTATTCCCAATATTGAACAATGTGTTAAACATAAACTACTGTTAGGCATAACAAATACTATAGACTACTTCTAAACGATACACGCTTCAAAACATTTCCAATGCTAAACTTTACAATAACATTTAATTACACTAACAAAATACCCTGCTTATTAAAAACATGGGCTTATGCTCAGCCACACACATCGTATGCATAATGTAGCCTATGTTAATAACGCGTAACGTTTTTTCACCGACCTGTTTTGCAAACACTGCTATATCTTCATTGAAAGATTCCGACGAACAAACGTCTCCTCCCGCGACCCCAGGCTCTCTGGGCGTGCAAGTCGCTAATTCACATTTCTCAAAAATCAGTGCAAGCAGGGGGAACAGGGGGTGCCTGCATGGAATCAAACACAATAGCAAATGTCACCGCAGAGAACAAGGCCGGGGTCAACACTGGTTCTATAAGCTAGTCTCAACAACTAGGCATAGCTCTGGGAATTGGTGATATGTGTATGCTGTTTTATGTATGGCGTTTATAGCCTATTAGTGCAGAAAAATATTCAGACGATATAGTTTTTACTGACATATAATTGTGTCAAATGATTTGAataaaatgtacttttttttgtGCAGCACTGTATTTTCTCCTAAGCCTACAGGCTAGATCTGCCTTTGTCTTTGAAAATATCTAATGTTTAATATGTGCAATTTGTTCCATTTTAGTCTCATTTGTAAATTTGCGGATATGACCGTTCTGGAAATGTTAGGGCCAATGTCTAGAATTTAAGAAAAATATGGCGCTCTCAAGTAAGCCTACCATTGAACTGAGTAAATAGTTAAATTATTTGTGACATGTTCAGTCACCGTACATACATCATGCTTTGGCATTTTAATTAACTCATCTAAATTAATGTAGGGTGTGCATAATTTTGGGTGTCTGTTTTATTACATAAAACTCCTCGAAATTGGCCATATAACATGACCATTGCACACCATTTAGTTATATTAATATGTAGTAATCAATTACAGGTCCTTGTAAAACTACAATAAACTCATTGGAATTTTAATTTCCAAAACATATAGCCTAAAATGTGCTGCTGCACATAGTAGCTATTGGTCTGCATAATATTTTGTGTCACCAAATATCCTAGCCTATATTTTGAGTACATAAGCATACAACTTTGTCCCAAGTTATAGAAGTCAACACAACTTTCGACAATAAATTATTCTTACAAAAAAAGTTCCAAAACAACAATAATTCCCACGTGTATTTGACTTTTTCCCATCCGCTCTTCACGGCCTAATAGTCTACACATGTTCAACTCCAACAAGAAAATCAACCAAAACATATGAAATACCACACAAAGTTGCTCATATATAACCTCCGTAAGCTACAGTCACCTACCCATATATCTGGTCTTTATCTCTCTTCAGGGCGTCGTTGACGGACGAGCCCATGCTAGGCGGCATGGCGTTGCTGTGAGCTGTGTGCGGGTACTGGTGTGAGTGTAGCTGGGGGCCGTGGTTGAGGTGGACGGCCTGCATGGAGCGGGCACCGTGCGGGTCGCCGTACATGGTGGTGGGGATACCCACCCCGTCCATCCCGTAGTGGGGCAAGTCTTCGTACTGTATACACAATAACAACACAGTTTCCTACTGAATGGACAGTTATAGGACTGTGATGGTTTTACGCACTTTGCAGACAACAATATAACGTGTAAATAGTAACCTACCAAGAATAAATAAAAAGTTAAGTCTACCGAGGTTGGCCTTAGTGACCTTGTTTATATTCAAGCATATAATACCCCTAAAGTTCAACTGTAGCTCTAAGTGTATTTTAAATATTTACACCACCATATAAGAAATAGTAACAAAATAGGGATAATCTCGTTAAAACATGATTCAAATCTGATATTTAATTCCAAAGCTAGGCAACTAAATAGCAAAAACGGAAATATATATGAGCAGGATAAAACGGATGACAAGCATGTTTCGTCTTTGTGTATTTGGAATGATTTGATAGTAGGCTTTCACAACATCTAGTCTCTTTAATTACAGTGTTTGCTCATTTTAGAGCATCATTAGAATTGTGTAACATTGGTTTCTCTGTTATTACACGCCAAATACACCATCATTCATATATTTAACAAACGCAGTTAAATTGATGTTTCTGTTTCTCATATAATGATGATCATTGAAGATGTCTAGTATAGATAGATGAACATTTAAACCGAAGTCATTTGTAGTTATAAGTTGTCTACATATTTTCCATGCCCATACGCCCACACTAAATGTGTGCCTGAATATGTCTTTTCACACAGACATACAACACGTATAACACGTTGACTAAAAGTTCAAACAACATTTATGTTGGGGCCTATTTCTTTAACGAATTAATGAGTGATTTTAATGATGTATTGTGGACTCTGAACGTGACACGGTATTATAAAGACTACCATTTAGACCCTGACACGTGGAGAGGTGCACAAATGACCCGCGTGGTACTGATGTAGTGTGTCTCTCCATCAAGCAAAAGGTCTTTGAATAATAAGTGTGATCTCTCTtacatttcatttaaaaaaattctgCCATCTATTCGAGTATTCCGGGGGTTTTAGGCTATGTATCAAATCATATGTCATCACATCATGAAAATGTGTTTTATTAGCAtatgcaaaaatgttttttttaacccAAATTACTCAATTAAACGTTATTAGGCCTACTTTGTAATAAACTACAATTGAGGATGCAACTCTAGATGATAATGAATTATAATCTCAAAAAAATTTCATTTACATGAATTTGATGAGTTACAAAAATGACTAAAGTAATTTAAATTCGACTTTGGAAGTATAAAGTTTGTGTTTGTTTGGTCCCATTGCTCCTTGTTTCTCTTCCAGTAACTGGCCTGTCAAGACTAATCTGGAAACAGCAAATAGGATGACACTTCTAATGTCCCTAGTCGGGGCGTTCGCGAAGCAGCAAATATGTGCGTCCGTGCGTAATATTGTGCCAAAGATGCAAAACTGCAAAACATGGAATTCGGTCCAGCGGGGTCTTGAAGAAGAAAGTAAAGTTTCGCCGCGAGCGTCTGTCATTGGCCACGTTACCGTGTTCATGGCTTTGCATTTTCACAGTGGAGTTACAGTGAAACTTTTCGGGATAGTCTTGCTACGTACCCGCTGCGCCATATCCCTCCTCTagtccctctcttcttctctcctttcgCTTCGGATATATCCCCTAAGAGGCCAGGGTGAAGAACAAATAAAAACGCAAATTCCAAATGCGAAATCTTTCAAAAATCCGTATTTCTTGCAAGAGAAATGCAACGATGAATTCAAGCCAGCCCTCTTCAGCTGAAGTTCAGTCCAAAGCAACCGCGAATAGGGCCTGAGCTATCCCCAGGGCAGTGGCATAGGGAGAGAAAGCGCAGTCTTATTTTCCCAAAAAACAGTATGAAAATACCCCTCAAAACAAAACTAGCGAAGTCTCATGGCTTTTTGCCACCACGCCTGTCAATCAAACGCCGAGGCTTGTCAAAGTAGCCCGGAATGAATGATGATCCGCGCGGCGCTTCCACGGGTTAGCACACCTAATGTGAATAGTCAAATGCACACAAAACATTCAGCTCACTCGTTTTTCTTTTGGTCACTCTCGGCTCCTGGGTTGATTTTTTAAAACGCAAAAGCCCTGTAAAGGAGATCAGGAGGAGGTGGGGTGATAATTCAGGCTTAGTCTTTCTTAAAGGAGCAGCCCTCGATCGATGCTGTGCTCAGTCGCCAACTCCTCGTTGGTTTGTGTACAATGGGTGCGAGTAGTTGGGAAACGCGACTGAGGAGTGGATATGGACCAGACTGCCGAAACCCGGAAGTAGTGGTGGCCATAACAGGTCGCGTTATACACAATGCGAATGGGCTACATCAAGTCGCGCGGAGAGGAGGGGGGTGTCGTGGGAGGACCTTCGAAAGCTCGAGTTGAGCAGTCAGTGGGTATTCCGAGCCCCTGTCTGTTTGTGTTCTAGGCTATAGGGAGAATATCCCTCAGCCCCTGGCGGTGTTGCTCTGGTCAAAGCCATGCATGCATAGCTTTAGCCTCGGCGTGTGGGATATCACCCTGACTCTTGGTCGTGTAGTCGACTTTACTGTAGTGTTTGTTTGACTCATGTTTTTTTTTCTATTTACAAATGTGGATTTTCCAACTAATCCCAAGATGAAGATGATCGTCTCAGGACTTTGATGCCGTTCCAGATTTGAATCATGTGAAAACTAGTAGGCTACTAGGTAGAAGAGAACCCAatgggaacacactggttggatcaacgttgtttccacctCATTTCAATAAAATGATGTTGCACCAACGTGCCCAGTAGGAAACGCCTTGCAGTATGCTATTGTAATTATATTTATATCCGTGACAAATCCATGTTTTTGAACGGAAGTTAAATCTTAAATAAACCTATGGTGATGTCCTTCTAAAGGGCTCTTGGTTGCAACACACCCGGCCTTTCCTCTTTGACCATTTACGCAGTTTCCACCTTGAACACGTCTATGCACTTAATCATTCCTATTAATGTCTCATCTCTGTTATTGTGGAGATGTCTTTATCTATTTGGACTAGAACTGGGCGGGACTCCCTAAACACATGTAATTTCGATACAGCTATGACTGTtcttagcaggttaggagaatgtatgcagcaggttaggaagattaacatagcaggttaggagacttaggttaaggttaggaaaatggTTAGTGTAAGGGTTAGCAaaaatgctctcctaacctgctatgagaAGTCACTTGAGTCGAAGTGGCATGTTTTTAGGGAATATCCCATAAGTCCCTTCTGCAAAACAGCAGATTCATAATTTCATATCACACTTTTACATTAGACTTTACATCGTCTTACAGTAAGTAGCCTATTTGATTTGGGAGAAATTGTTGAATTGCTCGATTAgagatatatttatatatatatatatatatatatatcgttaGGTTTGATGAAGTTAGTGTGCCCAATACTGTATAGGCCATTGACAACATTTTGGTATTTTTtcgtaaaatatatatatatttgacgaACAATCTGTTTACAAAAGCATTTTGATGGTGCTGTATAATTGGTCTTTCTTTAAAACTGAAGCTGA
This window contains:
- the LOC115117144 gene encoding homeobox protein Meis1 isoform X1, whose protein sequence is MAQRYEDLPHYGMDGVGIPTTMYGDPHGARSMQAVHLNHGPQLHSHQYPHTAHSNAMPPSMGSSVNDALKRDKDQIYGHPLFPLLALIFEKCELATCTPREPGVAGGDVCSSESFNEDIAVFAKQIRAEKPLFSSNPELDNLMIQAIQVLRFHLLELEKVHELCDNFCHRYISCLKGKMPIDLVIDDREGGSKSDNEEITRSSGPLDQTSWNREHDDTASTRSGGTPGPSSGGHTSHSGDNSSEQGDGMDNSVASPSTGDEDDPDKEKKRNKKRGIFPKVATNIMRAWLFQHLTHPYPSEEQKKQLAQDTGLTILQVNNWFINARRRIVQPMIDQSNRAVSQGAPYTPDGQPMGGFVMDGQQHMGIRPPGAMSGMGMNMGMEGQWHYM
- the LOC115117144 gene encoding homeobox protein Meis1 isoform X2 — encoded protein: MDGVGIPTTMYGDPHGARSMQAVHLNHGPQLHSHQYPHTAHSNAMPPSMGSSVNDALKRDKDQIYGHPLFPLLALIFEKCELATCTPREPGVAGGDVCSSESFNEDIAVFAKQIRAEKPLFSSNPELDNLMIQAIQVLRFHLLELEKVHELCDNFCHRYISCLKGKMPIDLVIDDREGGSKSDNEEITRSSGPLDQTSWNREHDDTASTRSGGTPGPSSGGHTSHSGDNSSEQGDGMDNSVASPSTGDEDDPDKEKKRNKKRGIFPKVATNIMRAWLFQHLTHPYPSEEQKKQLAQDTGLTILQVNNWFINARRRIVQPMIDQSNRAVSQGAPYTPDGQPMGGFVMDGQQHMGIRPPGAMSGMGMNMGMEGQWHYM